The sequence below is a genomic window from Streptosporangium lutulentum.
GGAGGGGCCGAGGAGGTGTTCATCCCGGCGGGATCCTTCCTGATGGGCACCGACACCGAGCCGTGGGCCTACGACAACGAACGGCCCGCCCACCGGGTGGACCTTCCCGGCTACTGGATCGACAGGCTCCCCGTCGGCAACCGCGCCTACCTCGCCTTCATCGAGGAGGGCGGATACGACGACCCACGGTGGTGGACCCCGGAGGGCTGGCGCTGGCGGCAGGAGAGCCGCGCCTTCGCCCCGCTGTTCTGGACCAGGGACGGCGACACCTGGTGGCGCACCCGGTTCGGCCGGACCGAGCCGGTGCCCATGGACGAGCCCGTCCAGCACGTGTGCTGGTACGAGGCCGACGCCTACGCCCGCTGGGCCGGCAGGAGGCTGCCCACCGAGGCCGAATGGGAGAAGGCCTGCGGCTGGGATCCCGAGACGGAACGGGCGCGGAAGTACCCGTGGGGTGACGACGATCCCGGGCCCGGAAGGACGAACCTCGGGCACAGGGCGGCACGGCCCGCGCCGCTCGGCGCCTTCCCCTCCGGGGCCAGCGCCTACGGCGTCGAGCAGATGATCGGGGACGTGTGGGAGTGGACCGGTTCCCGGTTCCTGGCCTACCCCGGCTTCAGCAGCTTCCCCTACCCCGAGTACAGCGAGGTCTTCTTCGGCGGCGACTACCGGGTGCTGCGCGGCGGATCCTGGGCGGCCGACCCGGCCGCGATCCGCACGACGTTCAGGAACTGGGACCATCCGATCCGCAGGCAGATCTTCTCCGGTTTCCGCTGCGCCAGATCGGCCTCCCCGGACGCCCCCTCCTCCCCGGAGCGGACGTAGATGTGCCGCCACGTGGCCTGGCTGGGCGCCCCCCGGACCCTCGCCTCACTGATCCACGAACCCGAGTACGGCCTGCTCCGCCAGTCCTACGCCCCGCGCCTGCAGTGCCACGGCACGATCAACGCCGACGGCTTCGGCATGGGCTGGTACGACGCCGCCCTGGAGGAGCCGGTCCGCTACCGTCGCGCGGTCCCCATCTGGACCGACGCCAACCTGCCGCCCCTCGCGCGGGTCGCCCGCTCGGGGAGCCTGCTGGCCGCCGTACGGTCGGCGACCGTCGGCATGCCGATCGAGGAGACCGCGACCGCGCCCTTCAGTGACGGGACGTGGCTGCTCAGTCACAACGGCCGTGTCGCGCGGGAGGCGGTCAGGGAGCTCGCCGACGACGCGGCCAGCTCCTGCGACTCCGCCTGGCTCGCCGCCGCGGTGTTCGAACGGCGGCGCGCGGGTCATCCGCTCGGCGACGCCCTGGCGGAGGTCGTCACCCACGCCGGGGTGAAGGATCCCGAGGCCCGCCTGAACCTGCTCGCCTGTGACGGCACGTCGCTCGCCGCGACCGTCTGGGGCGACACGCTCTTTCTCCGTCGCGGCGACGGCGTGCTCGTGGCGAGCGAGCCGTTGGACGACCGGCCCGGCTGGCAGGCCGTACCGGAGCGAACCCTGGTGCTCGTCTCTTCCGGGGACGTGCGCATCCAGCCACTCTGACCGACCGGCACCCCGGTCACGAACCGACGGACCGCGAGGCGAGGAGGACCGTGATCGAGCGGAGCGAGGTCATCGAGAAGACACAGAAGCCCGGTCACGAGCCGACGAGCCGTCACACGGGGGGCCGTGACCCATCGCCTTGAGGAGGGCCCATGCCTGTCACCCAGTCAGCCGTACACCTGATCAACCACCTCGGTCGCGACTACCTGCGCCAGGCGCTCGAACACGACGTCCGCACCGGGCTGACGTCGACGCCCAAGTGGTTGCCGCCCAAATGGTTCTACGACGCGACGGGCAGCGAGCTGTTCTCCCGGATAACCCGATTGCCGGAGTACTATCCCACGCGTCGCGAGCTGGCCATCCTGCGCGAGCAGGCCGCCGACATCGCGACGCGGAGCCGTGCGGACACCCTGGTCGAACTCGGCTCGGGGACCAGCGAGAAGACCGTCCTGCTGCTCGACGCCCTCGCCGCGGCCGGGACGCTGCACACCTACACGCCGGTGGACGTCGACGCGATCACCCTCGCCGACGCCGCGCGGCGGCTCGCCGTCCACTACGCCGGCCTGACCGTGCACGCGGTCTGCGCCGACTTCGAGCACCACCTGACGCTGCTGCCGCGAACGGGGCGCCGGATGGTCGCGTTCCTCGGCGGCACCATCGGCAACCTCGATCCGGTGGCACGCGAGATGTTCCTGAAGGAGCTGCGCACCACGCTCCGCCCCGGCGACACCTTCCTGCTCGGCGCCGATCTGATCAAGGACACCGGCCGGCTGATCGCGGCGTACGACGACGCGGCCGGGGTGACCGCCGCCTTCAACAGGAACGTCCTGCACGTGATCAACCGGGAGCTGGACGCCGACTTCGAGCCGGACGCCTTCGAACACGTCGCGCTGTACGACGCGGAGCACGACTGGATCGAGATGCGGCTCCGCGCCACGCGTCCCATGCACGTGCGGGTCGGCGATCTCGGTCTGCACGTCTCCTTCGAGGCGGGAGAGGAGGTCCGCACCGAGATCAGCGCCAAATTCCGCCTCGACGACCTGAGCCGGGAGCTCGTCTCGGCCGGATTCACGGTGAACCACCGCTACGTCGACCCGACCGGTGACTTCAGTCTCCTCCTGGCCGGCACATGATCGCTGATGACTGGCGGGCGGCGCGGTCCTCCGCGCCGCCCGGTCACCTCGACGCCGCCGGATACAACATCCCCAGCGACCGGGTGCACCACGCCGTCGTCGATCACCTGCGGCGCGAACGCGAGGTGGGCGGCCACCGGGCGGCTCCGGACCTCCACCCGTCCAGATCCGCGCTGGCCGCCCTGGTCGGCGCCGGCGCCGGCGACGTCGCCTTCCTGGAGAGCGGGACGGCGGCGATGGCCGCGCTGCTGGGCGGATGGCGGCTTCCGCCGGGCAGCCGGGTCGGCGTCGGCCGCACGGAGTACGGGAGCACGCTCATGCTGCTGCACCGCCTGGCGCGGCTGAGCGGCTGGAAACTCCTCGAACTGCCCGTGGACGACGACTCCCGCCTCGACCTGGACGGGCTCACGTCCCTGCTGTCCGACGGGCTGGACCTGGTCGCCCTCCCGCACATCTCCTCCCACCGCGGCGTCGTCCAGCCCGCCGCCGCGGCCGGACGGCTGTGCCACGCCGCCGGGGTGCCGCTGGTCCTCGACGTCTGCCAGTCCCTCGGCCACGTGGACGTCGGCGGCGCCGGTGCGACCGCCTACGTCGGGACCTCCCGCAAGTGGCTCGCCGGGCCCCGCGGGGTCGGATTCCTGATCGTTCCCGGCCTCGCCGAGCACGATCAGGACATGGACGCGGCGGCTCCCGCCCTCGGCGGGCACACCTGGGTGCACGGCGACCCGTCTCCCCTGGCCGGCGCGGCCCGCTACGAGACCTTCGAGGGGCCGATCGCCGCGCGGGTCGGGCTGGGCGTCGCCGTACGGGAACACCACGACCTCGGCCCCGCCGCGATCCACGCCCGCCTGGCCGAACTCGGCGTCGCGGCGCGGCGCCTCCTCGACGGGATCGGCGGCTGGCGGGCGGCCGAACCGCTCGACGAGCCGTCCGCTCTCGTCACCCTCCGGCCGCCGCCGGGCGCGGACCCCGAAGCGGCCGTCGAGAACGCCAGATCACGGGCGGCACAGGCATCCCTGCTGGTCGGCGCCGTGCCCGTCGGCAGAGCCCCTGCGGACCTGCCCACGCCCGTGTTGAGGATCTCCCCGTCTCCGGGGACGCGCCGGGAGACCCTGGACGCCCTCGCCCGCGTTCTCGATCACTGAACCGGCCGTTCGGAGAACCCCGGCGACTCCCCGCGGGGAAGGGAGTCGCCGAGTGCGCCCGCGCCGCCGAAAGCGCAGGGACCGCCCTCCCGCGGGGCTCGGAATCCTGTTGACCAGGGCCTCTTCCGCCCTCAGCCTGAATTCATCCGAAGACCGGCGGTATCGTTCTGGGCCCGCCGGTTGTTGTCCTTTTTGGCAACCCGCCGTCAAAACCGTCGGTGGCCACCTCGCTGCCGCCCCCTCGGGCGTCTTCAGCCGGTGCCACCGCCTGTCGCGTCGGCGGCGCTGCCGCGCTCGATGGCGTTCCTCGACGGCACCCCCGTCGTCCAGCCGCTCATCGGGTCGCTCGCTTGGATCGTCGTGGGAGTAGTGACCGTGCCTGATTGTCGAACATCGCGCCACCAAGGCTCATCTCACGTCCGCACCGGCAGCCCTCATCCCCCCATGACATCCCCCTCCGTGCTGACAGCCCCTCCTGAGCAGGAGGATCACGACCCTCAGGAGCAGTGGCCGCCCGGCGCCGGATCCCCGGCGGACGGCCCCTCGGCCCGGACGCCGCCGTCCGCCGTCCGCCGATGGATCCGGATCCTCATCCCCGTCGCCGTCGTCTCCGTAGCGATATGGACGCTCCGCGACAGCCTCCCGGCACCCGCGCAGATCGCCCATGCCATGCGGGAGGCCAGTACGTGGGGTCTCGCCGTCGCCCTGGCCACCTCGGTGCTGTCGGTCACCATGTTCGCCCGGCAGCAGCGAGCGCTGCTGCACGCCTACGGCGCCGCCATGAGAATGCCGCACGCCCTGGCCCTGGCCTACGCCCGCACCGCCATAGCCGCCGCCCTGCCCGCCGGATCCGCCGTCTCGGCCGCCTACGCCTTCCAGCGGTTCCGCGCCCACGGCGCGAGCCGTACCACCGCCGCGTCCGTCACCATCCTGTCCGGCACCGTCTCGGCCATCGGACTGCTGCTGCTCTACCTGGCCGGCACCGCCCTGGCCCTCGTCATCGACCCCGCCCTGCTCGTCGACGCCCAGGGAACGCTGATCACGGGTGGAGCCCTCATCCTGCTGGCGGGAGCCATCCTGCTGGCCGGACGCCTGCGCCGGCCGAGGCCCACCTCCCGATGGTCCCGGGTGGCCACCTTCCTCGCGCCGGTCGGCACCACCTTCCGCACCGTCGCCGCCCTTCCCCGCCGCGACGCGGCGGCGGCGCTCTGTTTCGCCGTGGTCGGGTGGCTGGCCGACCTGGCCTGCCTGTACACCGCCACCGTCGCGTTCGACCTGGACGTCCACCCGGTACGGCTGGCCGCCGTCTACCTCGCCACCCAGCTGCTGCGGCAGATCCCGCTCACCCCCGGCGGCATCGGCATCATCGAGACCAGCCTCATCGCCGGGCTGACCGCCACCGGAGCGCCCGTCACGCCGGTCACGGCGGCCGTCCTGGTCTACCGGCTGCTCACCTGCTGGCTCACCCTGCCCGTCGGCGCCGCCGCCTGGGCCCTGCTGCGCCGTATCGAGCCCTCTCCTCAGCAGGCCCCGGAACCCCAGCCGGTGAGCTAGTCACGGCCGTCCTCGGCCACGGCCGGTGACGAACCTCCGGGACTCGCCGCCGCGAGCAGGCCCCCGCACCGCGCGATCTCCGCGAAAGCCCAGGATCCGACGGGCTCCGCGCCCCGGCGGGACGCGCGATCAGTCACCGATCGTCTGGTAGGCGGCGGTCCAGAAGTCGCGGTGGAGGCGAGGCGTGTCCACCGAGTCCATCGCCGTCTGGGTCAGCAGGATTCCGATGAGTCCTTCGGCCGGGTCGGCGTAGGCGGTGGTGCCCAGGCCGCCGTCCCAGCCGAACTGGCCCACGGACGCCAGGTCGCGGCGGTGGGTGCGGACCGCCATCCCGAAGCCGAAGCCGCCGTGCCTGCCGAAGTGGTCGCCGAAGGCGTCCTTCTCGACCCCGTGGCCAGGTCAGTCGAACGTGAGCTCTTTGGTGCGCCTGGGCATGAGCAGCATGGCGCCCACACCCAGCACGGCCACCAGGAGAAGCGCGAGGAAGATGTTGTGGGTGGCGTCGTAGAGCGCCGTGCGGACGAAGGCCACCACCGCCGGCTGTCCTCCCGCGTCCTGGCCGCCGAGCACCAGGCTCGTCGCGTCGACGCTGTCGGGCAACCGGCCGGCCACCGAGGCCGGCGGGGCGGCGAAGTGGCCGGCCAGCGTGGCGTTGGAGATGGCTCCGAAGACCGCCGCTCCGACCGCGCTGCCGATGGAGCGGCAGAACATGTTGGTCGCCGTGACGACGCCGCGACGCTCCCACCCGACGACGGACTGGATGGCGACCATGGTCGGGCTCGACGCGAGTCCCAGCCCGGCGCCCACGACGAAGCACGCCCCCGCGACCGCCCAGATCGGGGCGCGCTGGGTGAGCAGAACACACAGGACGGCGCCGACCACGATCAGGCCACTGCCGATGAGCGCCGTGTCGCGGAAGCCGATGCGCATGTAGAGGCGTCCTGAGAAGGTCGCGGCGATGGGCCAGCCGATGGTGAGCGCGGCCAGGGCGAAGCCCGCCACCAGCGCGCCGGTGCCGAGGACGCCCTCCGCGTAGGTCGGCACGTACGAGCTGAGACCGATCATGAGCGCGCCGATGCACAGGCTGACGAGGTTGCCGCCCGTGAGCGTGCGATGGCGGAACACCCACAGCGGCAGGATGGGCTCGGCCGCTCTGCGCTCCATGAGGACGAACACGACGGCCAGGACGACGCCCATCGTGAGGATGAGCACGCTCGGAACGGATACCCAGCTCCACGCCACCCCGCCTTCGAGTAGACCAAGGATGATCAGGGAGGAACTGGCCGTGAGCAACGCCGCCCCGACGTAGTCAATCTTGTGGGAGCTCCGCTTCACCTGCTCCTTGAAGCGCCGGGCGAGCACCCAGGCGGCGATGGCGCCGAGCGGCAGGTTGATGAAGAAGATCCAGCGCCACGAGAGGTACTCGGAGAACACGCCGCCGAGCGTGGGCCCGATCACGGAGGCGGCGCCCCAGACGCTCGCGACGTAACCCTGCACGCGCGCGCGTTCCTCGACGGAGTAGAGATCGCCGACCATCGTGATGCTCATGGGCTGCACGGCTCCGGCGCCGATGCCCTGCAGCGCGCGGAAGAAGATCAGCGCCGGCATGCTCCAGGCGATACCGCACAGCACCGAACCCAGAAGGAACACGGCGATGCCGAAGAACATCACCGGCTTGCGCCCGAAAACGTCGGCGAGCTTGCCGTAGAGGGGGACGGTCACCGCCTGGGTGAGCAGGTAGATCGAGAAAAGCCAGGGGAACTGGGAGAAACCTCCCAGATCACTGACAACCGACGGCACCGCCGTCGCGATGATCGTGCTGTCGAGTGCCACCAGGCCGGTGCAGAGCATGATGGCGGCAAGCACCGGACCACGCTTCGACCTGAAACCGACGCCCTCCGAAGTCTCTGTCGTCACGTGGGGTGGTTCTCCTTGCGGGCTGAGCGCGGACATCAACGCCGGACTCACCTCGCCGGCGACGTGGCCGTCCAGCGAGAGGCAACCACCCCTCTGGCCTCGGCATTCCTCACGTAAGGGATTCACAGGAACCCGAGATGTTCGCGGGAGGCACGGAGAATCCGGCGAGGCCGGAGCGCCGCGCGAGCAGGCCGGCGACCGGCGGGAGGGCAGGGAGACACGCCCCGGTCTCCGGCCACGACGGAGCAAGTATGCTGCTCCACAATCATGCCGGGCAGCTCAGAAGAGCGCCGCATCCGACTGGCTGAAGAGATCGCCGTGAAACTCACCGAAGAACTGCTCGCGCTGCTGCGACGGCCGAGCGTCTGCTATATCGCCACCACGATGGCCGACGGTTCGCCGCAGTTGACCCAGACCTGGGTCGACACCGACGGCGAGCACGTGCTGATCAACAGCGTGCAGAGCCACGTGAAGACCAGGAACATCGAGCGGGACCCGCGCGTGGCCGTCGCCGTCTCCCACCCTGACGACCCCTCGAGTTACACGCAGGTGCGCGGACGGGTGGTCGAGGTCACCACCATCGGCGCGGCCGACCACATCGAGAAGCTCGCCCAGAAATACCTCGGCAAGCCCTACCCCTGGTACGGAGGTCGCGACCAGGTGCGCGTGATCTTCGTCATCAAGCCCGAGAGGATCAGCGGCATCGGGTGACGTTCCGGCCGTAGTTCGTGATCAAGGCCGCCCGTCGTGGGGAGGCACCGCGGATGCCTCTCCTACGGCCGCGTCATCCGGCCTGTCCTACGGCCGCGTCATCCGGCCTGCCGGACCCGCTCCAGGTAGACGACCAGGTCGCGCATCTGGTCCACGGGCCACGGGAGCCTCTGACCGATCTGCTCGCTGTTCTCCTCCCACGTCCTTCGCGCGGCGGCCTTGGTCCGCTCGCCGTCCTCGCCTTCGCTGTGGAACCGGTTCCCCAGCGCGTCCCAGCGGCCGGCCAGGGCCCTCACCCGCGGGTCGTCGACGGGGGTGTCGTCCCGCACGTGCCGCAGGAGCTCCTCGACGAGCCCGGCCCATTCGGTCTTGGCCGCCTCGACGGCCTCCGGGCCGAGTTCGGCCCTGCGCCGGGCCAGTTGCTCCCGCTGCTCCGGCGTGAATGTGGTCTCGAACACAGAGATCATCTCCAATGTCATCATGAACTGGTCCGGATCGGGCATCGACGCGCTGTCGATCTGTCCCAGCAGCCCGTGAAGCCGGTGCGTGAGCTGCTGGATCCGTACGGCGTGCGACTCCAGCCCGTGCAACTGGGCCGTCAGCACCTCGCGCATCGCCGCCAGGTCGTCCGCGGAGTCCGCGAGGACACTCGCGATCTCCTCCAGTGACAGCCCGAGCGTCCGCAGTGCCCGCACCCGGTACAGCCGCCGCACATCGCTCTCGGTGTAGCGGCGGTGCCCCGACGCGATGCGTTCGCTCGCGCTCAGCAGGCCGATCTCGTCGTAGTGACGCAGCGCGCGCACGGTCATGCCGCTCGCCCGCGCCACCTCGCCGATACTCCATCGACGCTCGCCGTCGTCTTTCCCGATCACGTCCACCACGCTAGAACCTCCCGTCGCGGCGGGTTCAAGTCCCTGTCGGCGGAGGAGTTCTAAACTGTCCGACCATGCGCTTCCCCCCGTCCGGCGCCGATTCGCGACGCCCCCTCCGGCGCCTGACCGTCCTCACCCGATGGGCGATCCTGGCGACCGCGTGCCTGACCGTCCTGTCGTCCGGAGTCGCGCAGGCCGCGCCGCCCAAGAGCCCGTTGCTGAAGACCGGCAAGCTGGCGACCACGTCGTGCCCGGAACCGCCGATCATCGACCTGGGCATCCCCCGGACGCGCGAGTACCTGACGACGGTCATGAAATGCCTTGATAAATCATGGTCCGCCCACTTCGCTCGCGCCGGGCTGAGGTTCCGCAAGCCCACGGTCCGTTTCTACGAGGAGCCCGCGCAGAAGGTGTGCGGCACCGTGCCCTGGCCCGTCAACGTGGGGGCCCTCTACTGCACGGAACGGGCCACGCTGGTGTTCCCGCTCACCGGCGACTGGATCGAGAACCGGACCGACCTGTATCCCTTCAAGATCGCGGCCCACGAGTACGGCCACCACCTGCAGAGCCTCACCGGTGTCAGACGCGACTACGAGGCCCGCGTCCGCTCCGACCCCGCCCACCAGAACGAGCTCAACCGCCGCTACGAACTCCAGGCGGACTGCCTGTCAGGGGTGTTCCTGGGCAGCGTGCGACGCTCTCTGCCCCGTACCGCGCAAGACTGGGAGTCGCTGTCCGACGAGCTCCGCGCCAGCGGCGACGACCCCGGCCACCGCACCCACGGCGCCGGCGCCAACCGGGTCCGCTGGTTCGATCGCGGCTACCGCGCGATCTCCCCCGCCGCCTGCGACACCTGGACCGCCAAGCCGTCCTACGTGTCCTGATCCGCAGGACACGATCGGTGGGACAGAGCCGGGGAGCGCCGTGGCCGGTGCCACGGCGGACGGCCGGTCACGGGGCCGAGTCTGGTCTCAAGGCCGTCCATGAGAGCGGGCCGGCCCCGCGTGGGAGCCGGTCGTCGTGGCGGGTGGAAACCGGTTCCTCGACCGCCGCCCGAACAGGCCCGCACACCGAGCCACCGGCCGGCTTCACCCGCTGCGGTAGCCTCACCGTCAAGATCAATAAGCTGACGAGACGGGATGCGCATTCATGGGATCGTCGCCGGACCGCTCTGACATGTCCCACGCCACACGTCTCTCCGGCTACGACACCGTCTCCACCGCCCTGGCGTTGCTGAGCGACCGGCGCCTCGGCGAGCTCGTGGACGAGGCCCCGGTCATCGCCTCCGGGGTCGGCGGCACGGCGGTGTTGCTGGACATCGAAGGCATACCGGTCTTCGCGAAACGCGTTCCCCTCACCGACCTGGAACGACGCCCGGAGAACATCAGGTCCACGGCGAACGTGTTCCGGCTCCCCACGTTCTGTCAGTACGGACTGGGGCCGGGATCGGGATTCGGCGCGTGGCGCGAGCCGGCCGTGCACACCATGACGACCAACTGGGTTCTCGGGAGGCGATCCGAGAGTTTCCCGCTGATGTACCACTGGCGGGTGCTGGAGGGGCCGCCGCCCCGGACACCGACCTCCGAGGAGCGAGCGGATCTGGCGGACACGGTCGCGTACTGGGACGGTTC
It includes:
- a CDS encoding lysylphosphatidylglycerol synthase transmembrane domain-containing protein produces the protein MTSPSVLTAPPEQEDHDPQEQWPPGAGSPADGPSARTPPSAVRRWIRILIPVAVVSVAIWTLRDSLPAPAQIAHAMREASTWGLAVALATSVLSVTMFARQQRALLHAYGAAMRMPHALALAYARTAIAAALPAGSAVSAAYAFQRFRAHGASRTTAASVTILSGTVSAIGLLLLYLAGTALALVIDPALLVDAQGTLITGGALILLAGAILLAGRLRRPRPTSRWSRVATFLAPVGTTFRTVAALPRRDAAAALCFAVVGWLADLACLYTATVAFDLDVHPVRLAAVYLATQLLRQIPLTPGGIGIIETSLIAGLTATGAPVTPVTAAVLVYRLLTCWLTLPVGAAAWALLRRIEPSPQQAPEPQPVS
- the egtE gene encoding ergothioneine biosynthesis PLP-dependent enzyme EgtE — translated: MIADDWRAARSSAPPGHLDAAGYNIPSDRVHHAVVDHLRREREVGGHRAAPDLHPSRSALAALVGAGAGDVAFLESGTAAMAALLGGWRLPPGSRVGVGRTEYGSTLMLLHRLARLSGWKLLELPVDDDSRLDLDGLTSLLSDGLDLVALPHISSHRGVVQPAAAAGRLCHAAGVPLVLDVCQSLGHVDVGGAGATAYVGTSRKWLAGPRGVGFLIVPGLAEHDQDMDAAAPALGGHTWVHGDPSPLAGAARYETFEGPIAARVGLGVAVREHHDLGPAAIHARLAELGVAARRLLDGIGGWRAAEPLDEPSALVTLRPPPGADPEAAVENARSRAAQASLLVGAVPVGRAPADLPTPVLRISPSPGTRRETLDALARVLDH
- a CDS encoding neutral zinc metallopeptidase — protein: MRFPPSGADSRRPLRRLTVLTRWAILATACLTVLSSGVAQAAPPKSPLLKTGKLATTSCPEPPIIDLGIPRTREYLTTVMKCLDKSWSAHFARAGLRFRKPTVRFYEEPAQKVCGTVPWPVNVGALYCTERATLVFPLTGDWIENRTDLYPFKIAAHEYGHHLQSLTGVRRDYEARVRSDPAHQNELNRRYELQADCLSGVFLGSVRRSLPRTAQDWESLSDELRASGDDPGHRTHGAGANRVRWFDRGYRAISPAACDTWTAKPSYVS
- a CDS encoding PPOX class F420-dependent oxidoreductase encodes the protein MKLTEELLALLRRPSVCYIATTMADGSPQLTQTWVDTDGEHVLINSVQSHVKTRNIERDPRVAVAVSHPDDPSSYTQVRGRVVEVTTIGAADHIEKLAQKYLGKPYPWYGGRDQVRVIFVIKPERISGIG
- a CDS encoding MDR family MFS transporter, whose amino-acid sequence is MTTETSEGVGFRSKRGPVLAAIMLCTGLVALDSTIIATAVPSVVSDLGGFSQFPWLFSIYLLTQAVTVPLYGKLADVFGRKPVMFFGIAVFLLGSVLCGIAWSMPALIFFRALQGIGAGAVQPMSITMVGDLYSVEERARVQGYVASVWGAASVIGPTLGGVFSEYLSWRWIFFINLPLGAIAAWVLARRFKEQVKRSSHKIDYVGAALLTASSSLIILGLLEGGVAWSWVSVPSVLILTMGVVLAVVFVLMERRAAEPILPLWVFRHRTLTGGNLVSLCIGALMIGLSSYVPTYAEGVLGTGALVAGFALAALTIGWPIAATFSGRLYMRIGFRDTALIGSGLIVVGAVLCVLLTQRAPIWAVAGACFVVGAGLGLASSPTMVAIQSVVGWERRGVVTATNMFCRSIGSAVGAAVFGAISNATLAGHFAAPPASVAGRLPDSVDATSLVLGGQDAGGQPAVVAFVRTALYDATHNIFLALLLVAVLGVGAMLLMPRRTKELTFD
- the egtC gene encoding ergothioneine biosynthesis protein EgtC is translated as MCRHVAWLGAPRTLASLIHEPEYGLLRQSYAPRLQCHGTINADGFGMGWYDAALEEPVRYRRAVPIWTDANLPPLARVARSGSLLAAVRSATVGMPIEETATAPFSDGTWLLSHNGRVAREAVRELADDAASSCDSAWLAAAVFERRRAGHPLGDALAEVVTHAGVKDPEARLNLLACDGTSLAATVWGDTLFLRRGDGVLVASEPLDDRPGWQAVPERTLVLVSSGDVRIQPL
- the egtB gene encoding ergothioneine biosynthesis protein EgtB yields the protein MNDFKERIASELLSVRNRSLAYTDAEDDLLLKQHSPLMSPLVWDLAHVGNYEELWVLREVGGITPLRPEIDDLYDAFKHPRKNRPSLPILGPVEARRYIEGVRGRVLDVLDKVDLHNPDPLHRSGFVFGLVIQHEHQHDETMLATLQLSKAPGLVRDGDLPPGRPGGAEEVFIPAGSFLMGTDTEPWAYDNERPAHRVDLPGYWIDRLPVGNRAYLAFIEEGGYDDPRWWTPEGWRWRQESRAFAPLFWTRDGDTWWRTRFGRTEPVPMDEPVQHVCWYEADAYARWAGRRLPTEAEWEKACGWDPETERARKYPWGDDDPGPGRTNLGHRAARPAPLGAFPSGASAYGVEQMIGDVWEWTGSRFLAYPGFSSFPYPEYSEVFFGGDYRVLRGGSWAADPAAIRTTFRNWDHPIRRQIFSGFRCARSASPDAPSSPERT
- a CDS encoding MerR family transcriptional regulator; its protein translation is MIGKDDGERRWSIGEVARASGMTVRALRHYDEIGLLSASERIASGHRRYTESDVRRLYRVRALRTLGLSLEEIASVLADSADDLAAMREVLTAQLHGLESHAVRIQQLTHRLHGLLGQIDSASMPDPDQFMMTLEMISVFETTFTPEQREQLARRRAELGPEAVEAAKTEWAGLVEELLRHVRDDTPVDDPRVRALAGRWDALGNRFHSEGEDGERTKAAARRTWEENSEQIGQRLPWPVDQMRDLVVYLERVRQAG
- the egtD gene encoding L-histidine N(alpha)-methyltransferase, with product MPVTQSAVHLINHLGRDYLRQALEHDVRTGLTSTPKWLPPKWFYDATGSELFSRITRLPEYYPTRRELAILREQAADIATRSRADTLVELGSGTSEKTVLLLDALAAAGTLHTYTPVDVDAITLADAARRLAVHYAGLTVHAVCADFEHHLTLLPRTGRRMVAFLGGTIGNLDPVAREMFLKELRTTLRPGDTFLLGADLIKDTGRLIAAYDDAAGVTAAFNRNVLHVINRELDADFEPDAFEHVALYDAEHDWIEMRLRATRPMHVRVGDLGLHVSFEAGEEVRTEISAKFRLDDLSRELVSAGFTVNHRYVDPTGDFSLLLAGT